A single region of the Saprospiraceae bacterium genome encodes:
- a CDS encoding SelL-related redox protein, whose product MYDVKVDEQLFRQMQTSIGENLYDFSMKQAVMLVFLRHFGCTFCREALADISEKKEVLESMGAKLVFVHMAENEIAERYFSRYNLEGAIHISDVSCDFYRSFGLMKGTFTQLFGLQTWIRGFQAGVMDGHGIGSQLGDGFQMPGVFVIQDGEIKEAFIHKLASDRPDYEGLVKHCCTLI is encoded by the coding sequence ATGTACGATGTAAAGGTTGATGAACAACTTTTCAGGCAAATGCAAACCAGTATCGGTGAAAATCTTTATGATTTTTCGATGAAACAAGCCGTTATGTTGGTTTTTCTCAGACATTTTGGTTGTACTTTTTGTAGAGAAGCTTTAGCAGATATTTCCGAAAAAAAAGAGGTCTTGGAGTCAATGGGCGCTAAACTGGTCTTTGTCCACATGGCCGAAAATGAAATAGCAGAAAGGTATTTTTCACGCTATAATTTGGAAGGAGCGATCCATATCAGTGATGTTTCTTGTGATTTTTATCGGTCATTCGGACTCATGAAAGGGACCTTTACCCAGTTGTTTGGCCTACAAACCTGGATTCGTGGCTTTCAAGCTGGCGTAATGGATGGCCATGGCATTGGCTCCCAGCTAGGCGACGGCTTTCAAATGCCAGGGGTTTTTGTGATTCAGGATGGTGAAATAAAAGAGGCTTTTATTCATAAATTGGCCTCTGATCGACCCGACTACGAAGGACTGGTGAAGCATTGCTGCACCTTGATCTGA
- the mdh gene encoding malate dehydrogenase, translating into MSKVTVVGAGNVGATCANVLAHKDIVKEVVLLDIQGDLARGKALDSWQQAPIDYYSTALRGTDDYKDTADSDIVVITAGVPRKPGMSRDDLISTNANIVNIVTKSIMQHSANPIIIVVSNPLDVMTYAAFKTSGLDSSKVFGMAGILDTARYRAFLATALNVSPKDIQAVLMGGHGDTMVPLPRYTTVGGIPVTELIDEATLDAIVERTKNGGGELVKLMGTSAWYAPGAAAAQMVEAIVKNENRIFPCCVGLDGEYGLSDIFLGVPVKLGKNGIEQVIELKLNAEEMALLKESAGHVKAVMDVYDNMSK; encoded by the coding sequence ATGAGTAAAGTTACCGTTGTAGGGGCAGGGAACGTAGGGGCAACGTGCGCAAACGTATTAGCCCATAAAGACATTGTAAAAGAGGTCGTTCTGCTTGATATTCAAGGTGATCTAGCCCGTGGCAAAGCCCTTGACAGCTGGCAACAGGCACCTATCGATTACTATAGTACTGCTCTTCGAGGAACAGATGACTATAAAGACACCGCTGATTCGGATATCGTAGTGATTACTGCCGGTGTTCCGCGTAAACCAGGGATGAGTCGCGATGATTTGATCTCCACCAATGCCAATATCGTTAACATTGTGACCAAATCCATCATGCAGCATTCTGCCAATCCGATCATCATAGTGGTGTCAAATCCACTGGATGTGATGACTTATGCGGCATTTAAAACTTCCGGATTGGATTCCTCTAAGGTGTTTGGTATGGCTGGAATTTTGGACACCGCCCGCTACCGTGCCTTTTTAGCCACGGCATTGAACGTCTCTCCTAAGGACATTCAGGCAGTGCTGATGGGCGGTCATGGCGATACTATGGTGCCACTTCCACGCTATACAACAGTTGGCGGTATTCCTGTTACAGAGTTGATTGATGAAGCGACCTTGGATGCTATCGTTGAACGAACCAAAAATGGTGGCGGTGAATTAGTAAAACTAATGGGTACTTCCGCCTGGTATGCGCCAGGTGCTGCCGCAGCTCAAATGGTGGAGGCTATCGTGAAAAACGAAAACCGCATTTTCCCTTGCTGTGTTGGACTTGATGGCGAATATGGTTTATCAGATATTTTCCTTGGGGTACCTGTTAAATTAGGAAAAAATGGTATTGAGCAGGTGATCGAGCTGAAATTGAATGCAGAAGAAATGGCCTTATTGAAAGAATCAGCTGGTCATGTGAAAGCAGTGATGGACGTTTACGACAATATGAGTAAATAA